A region from the Stutzerimonas stutzeri genome encodes:
- the gap gene encoding type I glyceraldehyde-3-phosphate dehydrogenase: MTIRIAINGFGRIGRNVLRALYSQNYREHLQVVAINDLGSSAMNAHLLQYDSVHGHFDAKIEVGDDRLTVNGDSIAVTAIRNPAELPWRQHQVDVVFECTGLFTSREKASAHLEAGAAKVIISAPASGADATIVYGVNHDILRQSHQIISNASCTTNCLAPVAQVLSREYGIAHGLMTTIHAYTNDQNLSDVYHSDPYRARSATQSMIPTKTGAAEAVGLVLPELAGKLTGMAVRVPVINVSLVDLTLELNRETTAEEVNALMLEASQRSPILACNSLPLVSCDFNHNPMSSIFDTNHTKVSGRLLKVMAWYDNEWGFSNRMLDTCRALHEAP; encoded by the coding sequence ATGACTATTCGCATCGCCATCAACGGCTTCGGCCGTATCGGACGCAACGTTCTGCGCGCCCTGTACAGCCAGAATTACCGCGAGCATCTCCAGGTCGTGGCGATCAACGATCTGGGCAGCTCGGCGATGAATGCCCACCTCTTGCAGTACGACAGCGTCCATGGCCATTTCGACGCAAAGATCGAGGTCGGGGACGATCGACTGACAGTCAATGGCGACTCGATCGCAGTGACGGCGATCCGCAACCCGGCGGAGCTGCCCTGGCGCCAGCATCAGGTCGACGTGGTCTTCGAGTGTACCGGTCTCTTCACCTCGCGCGAGAAAGCCAGCGCTCACCTGGAAGCCGGCGCCGCCAAGGTCATCATTTCCGCTCCGGCCTCGGGCGCCGATGCCACCATCGTCTACGGCGTCAACCATGACATTCTGCGTCAGTCCCACCAGATCATCTCCAACGCCTCGTGCACCACGAACTGCCTGGCCCCGGTGGCCCAGGTCCTGTCGCGCGAGTACGGCATCGCCCATGGCCTGATGACCACCATCCACGCCTACACCAACGACCAGAACCTGTCCGACGTCTACCACAGCGACCCCTACCGGGCTCGCTCGGCTACCCAGTCGATGATCCCGACCAAGACCGGTGCCGCCGAAGCGGTCGGGCTGGTTCTGCCAGAGCTGGCGGGCAAGTTGACTGGCATGGCCGTTCGGGTGCCGGTGATCAATGTCTCGCTGGTCGACCTGACCCTGGAGCTGAATCGCGAAACCACAGCCGAGGAGGTCAACGCGTTGATGCTCGAAGCCAGCCAGCGCTCGCCGATTCTGGCGTGCAACTCGCTGCCCCTGGTGTCCTGCGACTTCAACCACAACCCGATGTCGTCGATTTTCGACACCAACCACACTAAGGTTAGCGGACGGTTGCTGAAAGTGATGGCCTGGTATGACAACGAGTGGGGCTTCTCCAACCGCATGCTGGACACCTGCCGAGCCCTGCACGAAGCACCATAA
- a CDS encoding methylglyoxal synthase produces MNRIDFVTATLPARKRIALVAHDHCKERLLEWADRQKDKLLNHELLATGTTGVLLERRLGLAVECMISGPLGGDQQIGARIAERRIDMLVFFWDPFEPQPHDPDVKALLRVAAVWNIPLAANESSADYLLSSPLLDEAHTLSIPDYTRYLAGRQAPDQ; encoded by the coding sequence ATGAACCGCATCGATTTCGTCACCGCTACACTGCCGGCGCGCAAGCGCATCGCGCTGGTCGCCCATGATCACTGCAAGGAACGCCTGCTGGAATGGGCGGATCGGCAGAAGGACAAGCTGCTGAACCATGAGCTGCTTGCCACTGGCACCACTGGCGTACTGCTCGAGCGCCGCCTGGGGCTTGCAGTGGAATGCATGATCAGTGGTCCGCTGGGCGGGGATCAGCAAATCGGTGCGCGCATCGCCGAGCGGCGCATCGACATGCTGGTGTTTTTCTGGGATCCCTTCGAACCACAGCCGCACGACCCGGACGTCAAAGCGCTACTGCGGGTCGCCGCGGTGTGGAACATTCCCCTGGCAGCCAACGAGAGCAGCGCTGACTACCTGCTTTCGAGCCCACTGCTCGATGAAGCTCACACGTTGAGCATTCCGGACTACACCCGCTACCTGGCAGGCCGTCAGGCGCCGGATCAGTAA
- the scpB gene encoding SMC-Scp complex subunit ScpB gives MNLSDPKDLASLLEALLLASGKPMSMERMAELFDEAERPAPALLRKALEVLEKSCEGRAFELKQVASGYRLQVRERFSPWVGRLWEERPQRYSRALLETLVLIAYRQPITRGEIEEIRGVAVNSQIVKTLLEREWVRVVGHRDVPGRPAMFATTRQFLDHFNLKSLDELPPLAVLREMEPEPLPVDVEDAPVPAALQARADAELEAEAPREQTSFRSLLAELDSMETGLKTDFDDLRDEVEGGGLRSADGERRDY, from the coding sequence TTGAATCTCTCCGATCCCAAAGATCTCGCCTCCTTGCTCGAGGCGCTCCTGCTGGCTTCGGGCAAGCCGATGTCGATGGAGCGAATGGCCGAATTGTTCGACGAGGCCGAGCGCCCGGCACCGGCGCTGTTGCGTAAGGCGCTGGAAGTCCTCGAAAAGAGCTGCGAAGGGCGCGCATTCGAGCTCAAGCAGGTTGCCAGTGGCTACCGTCTGCAGGTACGCGAGCGCTTTTCGCCCTGGGTCGGGCGGCTCTGGGAAGAGCGGCCGCAGCGCTATTCCCGCGCGCTGCTGGAAACGCTGGTGCTGATCGCCTACCGACAGCCGATTACCCGCGGCGAAATCGAGGAGATTCGCGGTGTGGCGGTCAACAGCCAGATCGTCAAGACGCTGCTTGAGCGCGAGTGGGTCCGGGTCGTCGGTCATCGCGATGTGCCTGGGCGGCCGGCGATGTTCGCCACTACCCGGCAATTTCTCGATCACTTCAACCTGAAAAGCCTGGATGAGTTGCCGCCGCTGGCCGTGCTGCGGGAGATGGAGCCCGAGCCGTTGCCGGTCGACGTCGAGGACGCGCCGGTGCCGGCCGCGTTGCAGGCCCGCGCAGACGCCGAGCTGGAAGCAGAGGCGCCGCGTGAGCAAACCAGTTTCCGGAGCCTTCTAGCGGAGCTCGACAGCATGGAAACCGGCCTCAAGACCGACTTCGACGACTTGCGCGACGAAGTTGAGGGTGGAGGCCTGCGTAGCGCAGACGGCGAACGGCGCGATTACTGA
- a CDS encoding segregation and condensation protein A translates to MQQPQTEAVNGPPGEQLRLALVYGEAFNNLPQDLYIPPDALEVFLEAFEGPLDLLLYLIRKQNIDILDIPVAEITRQYMGYVELMKAVRLELAAEYLVMAAMLAEIKSRMLLPRSAEVEEDELDPRAELIRRLQEYERFKAASEDLDQLPRVGRDLHVPRIDAPDARARKLLPEVSIEELLMSMAEVLRRADLFESHQVTRETLSTRERMSEVLERLKGGAFVAFATLFTVEEGRLGVVVTFMAVLELIKESLVELVQNEPFAPIHVRARAEEGVV, encoded by the coding sequence AGACCGAGGCGGTAAACGGTCCGCCTGGCGAGCAGCTGCGGCTGGCGCTGGTCTACGGCGAAGCGTTCAACAACCTGCCTCAGGATCTCTACATCCCGCCGGACGCCCTGGAAGTGTTCCTGGAGGCATTCGAGGGGCCGTTGGATTTGCTGCTGTACCTGATCCGCAAGCAGAACATCGACATCCTCGATATACCCGTCGCCGAAATTACTCGCCAGTACATGGGCTACGTCGAGCTGATGAAGGCCGTACGGCTTGAGCTGGCAGCTGAATACCTGGTGATGGCCGCGATGCTGGCCGAGATCAAGTCGCGCATGTTGCTGCCGCGTTCGGCCGAGGTGGAAGAGGATGAGCTCGACCCTCGCGCCGAACTGATACGCCGGTTGCAGGAGTACGAGCGCTTCAAGGCGGCCTCGGAAGATCTCGACCAGTTGCCGCGGGTCGGCCGCGACCTGCACGTTCCGAGAATCGATGCGCCGGATGCACGGGCACGCAAGTTGCTGCCGGAAGTGAGTATCGAGGAGTTGCTGATGTCCATGGCTGAGGTGCTGCGCCGTGCCGATCTGTTCGAAAGCCACCAGGTGACGCGGGAAACGCTGTCGACTCGCGAGCGGATGAGCGAAGTGCTGGAACGGTTGAAAGGCGGGGCCTTCGTTGCCTTCGCCACGCTGTTCACGGTCGAGGAGGGCAGGCTCGGCGTTGTGGTGACCTTCATGGCGGTACTGGAGTTGATCAAGGAGTCGCTGGTCGAACTGGTGCAGAACGAGCCTTTTGCGCCGATTCACGTGCGCGCTCGGGCGGAAGAGGGGGTCGTATGA